CTGAGGACCGCGAGCACGCGCTTGAGCAGATCCTGGTTCACGGTCTTCTTGCGGCGATCACCCGGGGGTGCAGCCCCGACCCGGTCCAGCGGGTCATGGGTGACCCAGCCGAGCTGCAGGGCGTAGCGCCACAGCGCGCGGAACGTGCGCCGGTAAGTGTTCCACGTGGTCGGCGAGGCGCGATCCAGCACCTCGGAGCGCCAATGGAACAGGTGTTTGCGCTCGATGGCGCGCAATGGCAGATCCCCGAACTCCTTCTGGAAGCGGCGGATGATCTGCTCGTAGCTCTGAACGGTGGACGGATTCAGGAGGCGCTCGGTGCGATACACCTCCCAGATGTCCGACAAGGTGTGCCCGGTTCTCGGCGTGAGGCGAGAACCATTCATTCCGTCGACAGGCATGATTCCCTCCTTGTTCTAAACTGGAGTACGAACCATGCCCCTGGCGGCTCAAGGATAGATCGAGACGGATTAGGAGGTCCAGTCGCCGCTACTCCAGGGAGGGACGCAGGTATCGGTTCGGCTCGGGCCGCCAGGCGCCCAGAATGGGCTCCGGGTCGGGTACCAGGATCCCCTTCAGGTAACCGGTGTGCCGGTCCCGCTCAGCGATGTAGTGGTGGATGTTGGTGTCGTTGCGCGGATTTTTCTGGTGAAGACGCATCTTCAGGAACCGCTTCTGGGCGTTGTTCCAGTCCCTGCCCGTGGCTTGGTAGAAGTCCCGGAATATTCCTGGGGACAGTAGGAGCAGGCCAGCGTCGACGACGTGAACGCGAGCATACGGTTCGTTGATGGCCAGGTGACCTTCGGCGAGTTCGTTGCGGAGCCAGGCCAGGAACGCTTCGCCATTGTCGTCCGGAAGTGAGTGTCCAGAGTCTGAATCGGCCGTGGGGGCCGAGAGCGTTTGTTCGCCTTTCGCAGTAGCAGCGTTATCGGAATGTGACGGGCAAGCGGGTTCGCGGTCGTTCTGGGGCGTATGCGATGCATGGCTGATGCTCTGCGTTTTGTGTTCGGTTCCTGACCGAGGTGTGACCCCCTCACACCCTCCGATATCGTTCACGACCTGTGACCCCGTCACACCTTCGGCCGCAGCGCTGGTTTCCGTGGCATGGCTCGTTGCCTCGGTCTTCGCGTCATCTGCCGTCGATCCAGTGTGCGAATGCACGCTGACTGTGCCCCTGAACTCATCAGGACGACATTCCGGGTCCGCCCAGACTCGTGATACCGGAAAGCGAATCAGGGTTAGGTCATGGCTCCAGTCATCGCCGGCCACGGTCGCCTTCCAGATGGCGCGCTCGCCATTCGGCACCAGGATCCCGTGCTCCTGCAGGACATCGAAGATGCGATCATTCGAGGAGGGCACGCCGGTGTGGCCCTCCTGCCGCAGCTGCTCGCGCAGTGCATCAGCCGTGCGTTTGGATACCAGCCAGAGGTCATCGCCGGTCAGCCAACCGGCAGCCCCGTTGCGATTCAGCGGGAGGTGCTCCTGGTCCAGAAGATGACGAAGCGCGGTGGCCAGCTTTTCGTGTAAGCCTTTCGCCGCTGTCGGCAGGCGGTCGGGAGACGTACCCCCGAGATTCCGCGCGACCGACTCCCGGTCGGCCTGCAGAAGCATCTGGCCCAGAGGACCGGCTTGTTCCATGTCACCGTGGATCGCGGCCGTCCACATCGCGAACAGGTCACCGTGTCGCGCGATCCACGTCAGACTGCATGCCGGAAGCACCCAGTGTGCGACCAGTGGAGCGACGGGCTCGTGGAGCTTGTGTCTGCGGTCGCGACGGTACCGCACGGCGTACCAGGCCGCGTCCGGGCGATCCGGGATGGGCCCGTGCCAGGGCTCCCAGGGTCCCAGTCGTCGGCCGTCCTCTGCGTACAGGGTGATCACCTGATCGACCACCGGTTTGGCCATGTCGTGGACGAGTGCCGCGGCGAGTACGGCGTAGGTCCACACATCCGCCTCGTGAACGATGCGCTCCGGCGCCGCCCCGGGCGGCAAGACATGTCCGCGCCGAATCTGTAGTGCCTTCGCTGCCACTTCCAGACCATGGTCGAGCATGCCTCCCAGTCCCGCGTGATGATGGGCTTCCGAGGCCGGCATGAGCTGCACCCAGGCCGCATAGCGGGCGATGACTGCGTCCACGTAGCGCTTCTGGTGCTGGGCGGGCAACGCGAGAAGGTGGGTGATCTGCCGCAGCAGTGTGCGGCGATGCTCGGCGGCAAGCAGTGCGTCCGGGGACATGACGCGCACAAGGCCGGGCTTTGGTGGCCCGTGGTCCTGGTGGCCTTGGGTCCCGTCGGAACGCTGTCGCAGCCAGTTCAGCATCGGGGAAGCGTGCCGGGCGGGAATGCCCGTGACGGCGTGAAACTCTGTCCTGACGTGGAGAGTTTTCTCCTTGAGAGGCCGCGTTCGCTTTGATGATGGGAGGCCGAGGCCGGAAGTGCGGCAGGGGATGTGACGGGGTCACAGGTCACGGAGGGCTGCGAGGGTGTGAGGGGGTCACACCCAGGCTCGGTGTCGCAGCAAGGTGTGATGGGGTCACACCCCCTCGGAGGCCGAGGCGGGAAGTGCGGCAGGGGGTGTGACGGGGTCACAGGTCACGGAGGGCTGCGAGGGTGTGAGGGGGTCACACCCAGGCTCGGTGTCGCAGCAAGGTGTGATGGGGTCACACCCCCTCGGAGGCCGAGGCGGGAAGTGCGGCAGGGGGTGTGTAGATGACGCTAGGAGCCAATCTGGTGCCGAGTTTCGGCAATGTAGATGAGCGGGAAAGGGCCCTTTAAGGGTAAGGGGGATCCATGGCACATCCGTGGTCATTGGCGGCCGTGAAGGAACGGGTTCGAACCCTGGATTGGGAAATGCAGGAACTGAACGAGGAGATGCATGCCCTGGTGCGGGAGTTCAAGGAAACCTGGAGTCCGCCATGGCCGGCACACCCTGCTCTGTGCCCGGGGCGCTCGGAGGCGCCAACCTTGATCAAGTGGCGACCGAAGGGCTCCATGGGCCAGGGTCAGAGCACGGTTCACTTCACCAATGACCGGTTGCAGGAGAAGCTGGCAGAGGCGGAGGTGCCAACGAGTGCACGTCTGGCCTGGATCGAACTCGACCGCCGCATCCAGGTGGTCAATGCGAAAGCCAGGCTCGCGCATTACGAACGCCGACGGCTGCGCGATTACATGGCCCATGTCCAGCAGCTCAACGCCCTTGAAAAATCTCTGAAATCCGCTAGATAGTTTCCCCACATCCCGATCAACGTGGCATCCAGCATGGAGGCTGGGAACGTGCAACAGGAGTGCATTGCCATGGCGAACCATTTCCACGGGCGCGGGAATCTGGGGACCGCGCCAATTCTGCGTCATACCGAGAACGGGAGCGGCGAGGCTGTTCCCGTTGCGAGTCTGCGCGTCTATTTCGATCGGCGAAAGCCCGCTGGGGACGACTTCGAGGATCGTGGTGGTTTCTGGGCCAACGTCAGCCTGTGGGGCTATCGGGCGGAGGCGGCCGCACGATTGCTGCCCAAGGGCGCGCGTGTCGCCATCGAGGGCGAGCTGTTCCAGTCCGCCTGGGAGGATCGCGACACGGGCGAGCCCCGCAGTCAGCTCGAGGTCCGGGCAACTCATGTGGATCTGGATCTGGGGCGTGTGGCATCGGTCCAGCTGCACCCTGCGGCGGAGCGTGGAGACACTCCCGAGACCGGGAAAGAGGAGTCGCAGGAATGATTCCCGTCGAGATCGTTGGCTCGCGGTCGCGTCGGGTGCGGCACGTATCGTCGCCGCGGGCTGCGTTCCGGCTCGCCCAGCGCCAGCTCCAGCAGTCAGGCTGCGTCGAATGTCGTTTTCGCAATGGCGGGTTCGTCACCTATGTGACGGCTCAGGGCTACTGCACCCGGCGCGACCCGCTGATCGGTGTTGGGCAGTGAGTACGTCAGCAAGGAGGCACTCATGCACTATCGTCATTTCTTCTCCGTATCCGTCCTGGCCGTCGGTCTTATCCTTGGTGGATGCGCCGTGACCGAAGACAACGGCTACGAAGTTGGCGTCGACTGGGAGGCCGTGGGTCTGGATAACGGGGAGAACGAAACCCGGGGCGAGGGGTCCAGTGATCGTCGCCTGGAGGCAGCGTCGGCCGGTGTGGCCGAGGAGGATGTGACTTTCACGGTGGAAACGGATCATGACGTGGATACCGTCTACGCGCGCATCCGCCGCGCCTTCAATTTCCAGACGCTGGATGAGCGGGAGCCTTCCGACGATTTACGCCGCGAGCTCATCAAGATGGATGACGGCTACCATCACCGGATGACTCCTGGCGTCCAGTACAGCCTGCGCGAGATGCAGGAGATCGACGGGCATCGTGCCGTCATGCAGATTGATATCGACCGCGAGGGGGAGGGGAGTCGCCTGTACGTGGGTTACTACACCGGCGACGACGCGTTCCCCGAGGGAGAATCGTTTCGGGAACGGGTGAAAAGCCGGATCCGGCAAGCTTTGGATTAAGCGCCTTGATGAATGGCGCGTGAGTCGTGGCGGCGTGGCCAGGGTGTGATGGGGTCACAGGCCATGGTCGAAGCGCCGGGGTATGACACTGTCACACCCCGTCAGTCAGAGCCCGGCTTGACATTGCCGGGAGAGCAGCGCTAATCGTATAGGGACTGGTTTCATCGCCTGCCTGTGAGCGCATCACAGGTCCCGCGAAGCCCCTTCGGATCGGGAAGAGGGGCGCCGGTACAGCCGGTCGGTCCATTGATCCAACCTCTACACCCTGCCGGGGAAAGCATTTCCCTGGCAGGGAGAGCGCTTTCTCCGGCTTTTTCGTGAAGGAGAAAGTGCCATGTCCGAGAAGTCCTACTTCGATCTCCACATCACCGGTCTCGGGTACGTGAATCGGATCCGGGAGGTTCGGCCCAAACGCGGTGAGCTGTTTCTCGCGTGCGATGTCGTCGCGATTCACGGCGATGCCGAGGAGCCCGAGCGCACACGGTTCGACTGCCGTGTTGCCGGTCAGGAAGCTCAACGCCTGGTCGAAGCCATGCCGCGGCACCTGGAGGCCGATCGCAAAGTGCTCATCGGCTTCAAGCTCGGTGACCTCTACGCGGAGAGTTTCACCTACCAGGAAGGCGAGAAGGCCGGTGATATCGGCATTTCGCTGAAGGCAAGGCTCCTGAAGATCAGCTGGGTGCGGATCGACGGTGAGAAGGTGTATCCGCCGATCGAAGCCCGCAACGAGGAGACCGCCTGAGTGTTCTTTAACAATGCGGTTCATCACGACGGAAGATTCCGGGGCCTCGTGCCCCGGCGTCTTCCCGAGCCCGTGCGTGCGCGGGCTGGAGGAAGACGATTCCATCGCCCGCCTGGCGCGTAGTCAGGCCCGAGTAAACCCTTTCGGATCGGGAAGAGGGGTGCCGGCGCCGCCGGTCGATCCACACGTTCGACGTTAGCCCACCGGGGACAGCTTCCCCGGTGGGGAGGTCTGTCCCCGCCATTCAGAGGAGACAGGCCATGACCAAGGACATGGACAAGCGCGATCTCTACCAGGAGGTCACCGACAAGATCATCGCCGCCCTGGAAGAGGGCACCGTGCCCTGGGTGAAACCCTGGGACAGTCGACACGCTTCCGTGATGGCGGGGTATCCGTGCAATGCCCTGACGGGGCGTCCGTACCACGGGGTCAACGTCCCACTGTTGTGGCTGGAGCAGGCGGTGCGCGGATTCACGACCCATCGCTGGATGACCTTCCGGCAGGCCAGGGAGGTCGGCGGCCACGTGCGTCGGGGCGAGAAGGGCACGCTGGTGACCTTCTTCAAGCAGCTCCGGAAGCAGGCCACCGACGAGGCCGGAAACCCCCGGTACGACGAGGACGGGGTGCCTGTCGAGCGGACGATTCCGCTGCTCAAGGGGTTCACCGTTTTCAACGTCGACCAGATCGAGGACCTCCCGGATGAATGCCGGGAGCCCGAGGTCACGGAGGAGGAGTTCCCGGAGCCGGTGGAGGCCGCCGAGTCTGTCGCTGCCGCCTCCGGTGCCGACATCCGGCATGGTGGTCCTCAGGCGTACTACGCCCCCGCCTCTGACCACGTGCAGATGCCGCCGGCGGCGGCGTTCCACTCCCGCGAGGGGTACTACGGCACGCTGCTGCACGAGCTCACGCACTGGACCGGGCACCGCTCCCGGCTGGCCCGGGACGGCATTGTCCGCTTCGAGGGCTTCGGCAGCGCCTCGTACGCGTTCGAGGAGCTGGTCGCGGAACTCGGTGGTGCATTCCTGTGCGCCGAGACCGGGATTCACGGCGATCTCCGTCACGAGGGGTATATCGCCTCCTGGCTGGAGGTGCTTCGAGGCGACAAGCGGGCGATCTTCCGTGCCTCGACGCAGGCGCGACGGAGCACGGAGTACCTGATGGCCCGGGTGTGTCCGGCAGCCTCACCGGCGACGGCCGGCCAGGAGGCTGTTGCGTAGGTCGCCCCGGTCCCCGTCGAGGCGGGACTTCTCCGGTCGACGCGAGGAGTCCCGCTTTTCTCCGAACCGCGTCAACGGGCCTGCTGGCCCCGGTTGTCTTCGTACCGCCACGGACGGCCCGCCGGCCGTCTCGTCAAAGGGAGGTTGAATGCCATGGACGAAACCATCCGACAGCGTCGCGATGGCTGCTGGGAAGCAACCCTGCCCAGCGGCAGGGTGTGGAGCTGTTCCAGCCGCGAGGACCTGGAAACCCTTCTGCAAGCGCAGCAGCGGAGCCAGGAGGCGAATCGACGGTTCCTGGAGGCCTGGAAGCGGGCAGTCGTACTCATCGGCCCCGAGTACTTCCAAGTGGACTGTGAGTCGGTGGATGACGCCACCGACAAGTGGGATCTGCAACCGGACGTCATGGCGCTGACCGAGCGCGTCCGCAGTCCCATCAGTCCCGGTGAGAAGACCTTCATCGGCGCCTGCTGCAGTTTCTACAACCCGGAGACGGGGCAGATCCTGCTCGGCTTTGCCGGTGACGACCGGATGAACCTCGGCGATATCGCCCGAACCCTCGACGAGGAGCGCAAAGCCATCGTCGCCGAGCTGTTTCTCAACGACCGCGGATGGTGACCGCAACGGTTCGGCGCCATCACGCCACGACCCCGGGGCCGCTGGTCCCGGGCGTCTTCCCCGAGGCGCTGGCCGGGGCCGTCGGCTGGGGGAAGACGTCTCCATCGCGTGCCTGGAGCGTATCCAGGCCCCGGTGAAGCCCCTTTGGATCGGGAAGAGGGGCGCCGCCTGCGGGTGGTCGGTCCAGAAGTCATTCACCCCGGCGGGTCGGACGCCCCGCTGGGGCCGGTCTGTCCCGTGTACTTCTGCAGGAGATTGCGCATCAACGCTGTTGGTGCGCTGTCGCGCAGCAAACATGGTGCAAGATAGGCGGGCGCACGGAGAGCAGAGGCCAGACGCCGCACTGGTGTGCATGCACCCGCGTAGGAGAGTGGCCCGCACGGCATCGGCGTGGAGTCGTTGAAGGCACGGCACTGGCCGTGACCTCGTATGAGAGAGTGAGCCCTACCGCCGCCGTGTCTCCCCGTACGCCCTTGTGATCATCATGTGAGGAACGGACATGGCAGGCAAGAGGCAGAAGCGGCGGTTGGAGGTGGTGCATCCGGATTGTGCCGGTATCGATGTCGGGGGTCACGAGCATTGGGTGGCGGTGGATCCCGGGCGTTGCGAGGTCTCGGTGCGGTGTTTCAGCGGTTTCACCGACGATCTGCAGGCGCTGGCCGACTGGCTGGAGTCGCTGGGGATCACCCAGGTGGCGATGGAGGCGACGGGGTGTACTGGATTGCGCCCTTTGAGGTGCTTGATGCACGGGGCTTTGAGGTTCTGCTGGTCAACTCCCGGGCCACGCGGCAGGTCTCGGGGCGCAAGTCCGATGTGCTCGACTGTCAGTGGATCTGGCAGTTGATGAGCCACGGTTTGTTGAGCGGTGCCTTTCGCCCGGGTGATGCGGTGTGCACGCTGCGTGCGTTCGTGCGCCAGCGCAGTCGCCGGATCCAGGCCCAGTCGTGGTGTCTGAACCACATGCACAAGGCGCTGGCGCAGATGAACGTGCATCTGGGCCATGTCGTCAGCGACCTCAAGGGCAAGACGGCGATGCGCATCCTGCGGGCGATTGTCGCCGGTGAGCGGGATCCGTGGCAGCTCGCCACGCTACGCGATCGGCGGCTGCGCGCCGACGAGGCGACGGTCGCGCGCAGCCTGCATGGCAACTGGCGCGTCGAGCATCTCTTTGCCCTCGAGCAGGCACTGGCGCACTTTGATTTTCTCGAGCAGCAGATCGGCGCCTGTGATCGGGCGATCCTCTCGGCACTCGAGGCACTGCCCGTGCGTGCCTGTGCCCCGACTGAACTCGCCACCCCCTCGCGCAGCGCCCACCGCAGCGCGGCCGAGCAGCGCCGGCTCCAACAGGCACTCCTCCAGGTCATGGGGGTCGATCTCAGCGCCATCCCATCGCTGGGTGTCGACACCGTGCTGGTGATCGCCGGAGAAATCGGCCCCGACCTCTCGCGCTTTCCCTCCCAGGCGCACTTCTGCTCCTGGCTCGGGCTCGCGCCACCGACCCGGATCTCGGGTGGCAAAGCCCTCAGCGGGCCGGGGACGAAGGTCAACAACATCGCCGCCCAGGCACTCCGCCAAGCCGCCTCGAACGCGCGATCGAGTCGCAGCTTCATCGGCGCCGCCCATCGCGCAAGACTGACACGCATGGACACCGCCAAAGCGATCAAGGCCACCGCTCACCAGCTCGCCCGGCTGATCTACGCCATGCTCACCCGTGGCCAGCCCTACGTCGAGAAAGGCATCGAGGCCTTCGAGGCCACACGCCATGATCGCCAACTGCGGGCACTCCAGCGCAAGGCCCGCAAACTCGGCCTCGATCTGGTGCCAGCAGCATGACTCAATATGAAACCGCCCCTGTCAAAACAACGACCTGGCAGATGTTTGATGAGAGGCAGTGGATGAAAGTTCACGTGATAGCGAATGCACTCAACAACATCGGTGTCGGGCTTGTCCTGGCGCCGCTGATCGCCCTGTTCGTCGAGGACCAGGATCACTGGGGGCTGGCCATTCCGGTTGCAATGGGGATCGTGTCGATCCTCCTGGCAGCCTGGCTGACGCCCCACCGTGGTGACCCGACCAAGGGGGAATTACAATGCTCGGTATGATCACCTTGACTGCGATCGGACTCGGAATCCTGGTGTTGGCCGGTGTCGGCTTCTGGTTTCGGCACCAGGAGTCCCGGCGCGAGCAACAGCGCCAGTAGTCGCGCGTTTCCACATCCCACCGGGGAGGCCTGCTCCCCGGTGGGGCGGTGCCTCCCGTCTTTCATTCGGAGGCACCCATGGATAAGCAAATCGTCGATGACCAGGTCACCGAACCGGTGGCCGAACTGGCCGACTACCGTGAGGACCAGGAGGAGCGCCTGATCCGGCAGGCGCTGGCCCTGGTGCGTCGGCGCTTCGAGCGGGCCGAGGCGATCCAGTCCCCGCGGGACGCGGCCAGCTACGTGCAGCTGTGGCTGGGCCCGCGGGAACAGGAGGTGTTTGCCTGCCTGTTCCTGGACGGCCGGCACCGGATCATCGCATCCGAGGTGCTGTTCCACGGCACCGTGGACTCGGCCGCCATCTACCCCCGGCAGGTGGTGCGTCGGGCACTGGATCACAATGCCGCGGCATTGATCTGTGCTCACAATCACCCGTCGGGCTCCGCCGAGCCCTCCCGGGCCGACGAGATGATCACGCGTCGGCTCCAGGAGGCGCTGGGCCTGGTGGACGTTCGCCTGCTCGATCACCTGGTGGTCGGCGAGACGGTCACCAGCCTGGCCGAGAAGGGTTGCTTTTGACGACGGGGGAGGTCTTTCGGGGCCTCCCCTTTTTTTATGGTGTTTCCTTCACCAGTATCAGGACTCAAGCCCGCTCTGCATTCAGGAACGACCGCCAGTCCCCGAAGTCCGTGATATCACGGGCCCGCTCCAGGTCCGCCGTCTCGCAGATGAAACCGGTGACGAATTGACCATCCGCCAAGCGGACCTTTCCGAGCCCGAGTGGCGACGGAATGTTCGCGAGGAACGAGCCGACGTGCTGTGTCGGAACGTCCCAGACTTCAACACCGATGTGCTCGCCCCGGGCTTTCACGCGTGCTAGACCGGGACGCTCGGGTGGTCCGCCTGGCAGTGCGTAGAGCCTGTATTCGGGGGCCGTATAGGTGCGGTTCACCAGGCGAGCCCCCCGCTCCTGAAGCTGGTGGTTCAGTGGGAGGCCTTCCATGTGCGCACCACAAACGGCAATTGGGACCGAGTGAGCGTTCGTAGTTGCGACAGAGGGTTGCTCAGGGAGGGGTTGTCCCGTTGTCGTCAGGGGTAATCCTCCCTGACGGTGGAAGCGGTCGGCTATCGCCAAAAGATCTTCATCATGGAAGGCTGGGGCGAATAGCGTGCAACCGAACGGTAAACCGTGACCGTTGAACCCTGCGGGCACGGCGACCGCGCTCAAATCCAGGAGATTCATGAAGTTCGTGTAGTGGCCGAGCTGGTTGTTCAGCGCGATGGGGTCGTTATTCACCGCGTCGATGGTGTGAATGGTGCCGGCGGTCGGGGTTGCCACGAGGTCGATGTTGCCCCATGTCATTTCGGTTTCACGGCGCAGTTCCTGCAGCCGGTATTCGGCGGCGAATGCGTCGGTGGCCAGAGGCCGGCGACCACGCTCGATGATCTCCCGGGTGACGGGGAACAATGCGTCAGGCTGTTCCTCGATGAATTCCCGGATCGCGGTGAAGCGCTCGGCGATCCACGGGCCCTGGTACAAAAGGCCCGCTGCCTCAAGGAACGGTGAGAAATCAATGCGGACGCGCGTGCCACCCATGGCCTCCAGCCGCGCGACGGCATCCCGGAAGAGTTCGGCCGCGTTGTCGTCGCCGAAGAATTCGAGCTGTTCATCCGCGGGTACGCCGAAGCGGAATTCCTCCGTGGGGATGCGGCCGGGGCCGAGGCGTGGTGGCTGATCGGGGCGGGCGTAAGGGTCGGCGTCGTCGAATGTGCTGACCACATTGAGCACCGTGTGCGCGTCCGTCGCGGTTGCCGCGAAGATGCAGACACAGTCCAGCGTCTTGCACGCCGGCACAACACCCCGGTTGCTCAGCAATCCGCGCGTCGGTTTGACGCCGACAATATTGTTGAAGGCCGCCGGAATGCGCCCTGAGCCCGCGGTGTCGGTACCGAGGCTGAAGCTCACCAGGTTGAGCGCCGTGGCAACGGCTGACCCTGAGCTGGATCCCCCTGCGATGAATCGGTCGTCGAAAGCGTTGGCACAGGCGCCGAACGGTGAGCGTGTCCCCACCAGCCCTGTTGCGAACTGATCGAGGTTGGTTTTCCCCACCGGCACGGCGCCGGCCTGGATCAACTGCTGGACGACGAAGGCCGATTCGCCAGGTGTGTACGCGTACTCGGGGCACCCGGCGGTGGTCGGGATCCCGGCGAGATCAATGTTGTCCTTCAGCGCGAATGGAATTCCGTATAGGGGGAGCCCCGTCGGCGAGGCATCGTCCAGCGGGGCCAGGAATTCCTCGAGCTCCTCGTCGTCCAGGATGTGAATCCAGATATTCCGAGAGGCTTCGCCGCGAATGCGGCGCATCAGGTCGCGGTAGAATTCTCGTGGACTCTGGCGCCCCTCTGCGAAGTCGGAATGCAGTTCAGCGATCGTCATGTTGTCCATGGGGTGTCATTACAGCCGTTGAGACGTTCTGGGAATCGGGAACGGGGGGCCTCCCGGCGGAGGGCCCCGCTCCCGATCGAGGGATCAGGCGCTTTTCACGAGTTCCGAGTACGTGTTTACGAACCGGTTCGCGAGCATGTCGACGCCCGGGATCATCATCTTCTGTCGTGCCAGGGCGAGGTTCATGAAGCCGGGCATGACAGCGCCGTGGCGTGTTTGCCGTGGTGCGACGCGTTCGACGTTCCAGTCCGGCAGTCCAGTCGGCTGAATCACAAAGGATCCACCGGGATAGGGCGTATCAGTGCGGTTGGCCGCTACCAGGAAAACCCGGTTGTCCTCCGCCTTCGGTGCGGTGAGCAGTGCTCTGTCCCTGGCGTCCCGCCAGCCGGCCGCCCAGACGATGGCGTCGGCGCCTTTCAGCGCGAGAGCGCGCGCTGACTCGGGAAACCGCCCGTCGTATCCGAGCAGTACACCGAAGCGGCCCCAGTCCGTTTCGAAGACCGGTAGCGTATCCCCGGGGTCACACCAGCCGCGGCATTCCGGCTCGACATGTGCCTGCCGGTATTGTCCCTGGACGGTGCCGTCAGGGCCGATCACGAACGCCGTGGAGAAGAGTTTCTCGCCGTCGCGTTCGATCAACGGTGCGACGACCGTGCAGTTCCACCGCGAGCACACGCCGGCGAGATGGTGGATGACGGCATCCGTGCGTTCAGCGGCCTCTCTGGCGGCGCGTTCGTCAGGCAGCCAGTGCTCGGCGTTGGCAAACTGTGGCAGGGCAATCAGCTTCACGCCCAGGCGTGCGGTGTGCTCGACCATGTCCAGGGCGGCGTCGAGGCTGCCCTCCGCAGTAGTCATGTGTGCCTGAACCGCTGCCGTCTTGGAGGTGGCTTCGGAGGGGATGATCGGCTGGGTCAGAATCTGGCCGGCGGGCGTCTCCTCGAGGGGCTTGGCGAGGATCCCGTAGAGG
The DNA window shown above is from Aquisalimonas sp. 2447 and carries:
- the mobH gene encoding MobH family relaxase, which codes for MSPDALLAAEHRRTLLRQITHLLALPAQHQKRYVDAVIARYAAWVQLMPASEAHHHAGLGGMLDHGLEVAAKALQIRRGHVLPPGAAPERIVHEADVWTYAVLAAALVHDMAKPVVDQVITLYAEDGRRLGPWEPWHGPIPDRPDAAWYAVRYRRDRRHKLHEPVAPLVAHWVLPACSLTWIARHGDLFAMWTAAIHGDMEQAGPLGQMLLQADRESVARNLGGTSPDRLPTAAKGLHEKLATALRHLLDQEHLPLNRNGAAGWLTGDDLWLVSKRTADALREQLRQEGHTGVPSSNDRIFDVLQEHGILVPNGERAIWKATVAGDDWSHDLTLIRFPVSRVWADPECRPDEFRGTVSVHSHTGSTADDAKTEATSHATETSAAAEGVTGSQVVNDIGGCEGVTPRSGTEHKTQSISHASHTPQNDREPACPSHSDNAATAKGEQTLSAPTADSDSGHSLPDDNGEAFLAWLRNELAEGHLAINEPYARVHVVDAGLLLLSPGIFRDFYQATGRDWNNAQKRFLKMRLHQKNPRNDTNIHHYIAERDRHTGYLKGILVPDPEPILGAWRPEPNRYLRPSLE
- a CDS encoding carbon-nitrogen hydrolase family protein, coding for MTTQTHPAPFRAAVVQTLASLGDVNENIRLLEHYTREAARRGAKLVVFPECMNTGYLFDSPEHARELAEPLDGPFATTMKKLARQHGLHIASGFTELGANGEVFNSGLLFDPSGSLILHYQKQFLATHDQNWFAWGENGCPVVDTELGRLGLLICFDGRIPEIARTLALQDVDVVVDMANFFTMDQADLWTRTRAWENGVWIVAGTKAGVERSIYYPGGSMIVDPEGHVHAYVDWDDHGVACADVDPMAARNKRWEGGGDRFQDRRPDLYGILAKPLEETPAGQILTQPIIPSEATSKTAAVQAHMTTAEGSLDAALDMVEHTARLGVKLIALPQFANAEHWLPDERAAREAAERTDAVIHHLAGVCSRWNCTVVAPLIERDGEKLFSTAFVIGPDGTVQGQYRQAHVEPECRGWCDPGDTLPVFETDWGRFGVLLGYDGRFPESARALALKGADAIVWAAGWRDARDRALLTAPKAEDNRVFLVAANRTDTPYPGGSFVIQPTGLPDWNVERVAPRQTRHGAVMPGFMNLALARQKMMIPGVDMLANRFVNTYSELVKSA
- the radC gene encoding DNA repair protein RadC, with amino-acid sequence MDKQIVDDQVTEPVAELADYREDQEERLIRQALALVRRRFERAEAIQSPRDAASYVQLWLGPREQEVFACLFLDGRHRIIASEVLFHGTVDSAAIYPRQVVRRALDHNAAALICAHNHPSGSAEPSRADEMITRRLQEALGLVDVRLLDHLVVGETVTSLAEKGCF
- the ssb gene encoding single-stranded DNA-binding protein; the protein is MANHFHGRGNLGTAPILRHTENGSGEAVPVASLRVYFDRRKPAGDDFEDRGGFWANVSLWGYRAEAAARLLPKGARVAIEGELFQSAWEDRDTGEPRSQLEVRATHVDLDLGRVASVQLHPAAERGDTPETGKEESQE
- a CDS encoding ArdC family protein, which codes for MTKDMDKRDLYQEVTDKIIAALEEGTVPWVKPWDSRHASVMAGYPCNALTGRPYHGVNVPLLWLEQAVRGFTTHRWMTFRQAREVGGHVRRGEKGTLVTFFKQLRKQATDEAGNPRYDEDGVPVERTIPLLKGFTVFNVDQIEDLPDECREPEVTEEEFPEPVEAAESVAAASGADIRHGGPQAYYAPASDHVQMPPAAAFHSREGYYGTLLHELTHWTGHRSRLARDGIVRFEGFGSASYAFEELVAELGGAFLCAETGIHGDLRHEGYIASWLEVLRGDKRAIFRASTQARRSTEYLMARVCPAASPATAGQEAVA
- the atzF gene encoding allophanate hydrolase codes for the protein MDNMTIAELHSDFAEGRQSPREFYRDLMRRIRGEASRNIWIHILDDEELEEFLAPLDDASPTGLPLYGIPFALKDNIDLAGIPTTAGCPEYAYTPGESAFVVQQLIQAGAVPVGKTNLDQFATGLVGTRSPFGACANAFDDRFIAGGSSSGSAVATALNLVSFSLGTDTAGSGRIPAAFNNIVGVKPTRGLLSNRGVVPACKTLDCVCIFAATATDAHTVLNVVSTFDDADPYARPDQPPRLGPGRIPTEEFRFGVPADEQLEFFGDDNAAELFRDAVARLEAMGGTRVRIDFSPFLEAAGLLYQGPWIAERFTAIREFIEEQPDALFPVTREIIERGRRPLATDAFAAEYRLQELRRETEMTWGNIDLVATPTAGTIHTIDAVNNDPIALNNQLGHYTNFMNLLDLSAVAVPAGFNGHGLPFGCTLFAPAFHDEDLLAIADRFHRQGGLPLTTTGQPLPEQPSVATTNAHSVPIAVCGAHMEGLPLNHQLQERGARLVNRTYTAPEYRLYALPGGPPERPGLARVKARGEHIGVEVWDVPTQHVGSFLANIPSPLGLGKVRLADGQFVTGFICETADLERARDITDFGDWRSFLNAERA
- a CDS encoding STY4534 family ICE replication protein; translated protein: MSEKSYFDLHITGLGYVNRIREVRPKRGELFLACDVVAIHGDAEEPERTRFDCRVAGQEAQRLVEAMPRHLEADRKVLIGFKLGDLYAESFTYQEGEKAGDIGISLKARLLKISWVRIDGEKVYPPIEARNEETA